A stretch of DNA from Micromonospora sp. WMMD1155:
CAAGGCCGCGTACGACGTGTTGGCGGCCCTCTTCCCGGCTCGGCGCCCGGTCTTCGACAACGCCTACGGGACCGCCACCTCGCGCCGGCCGTCCGGCGTGAACAGCGCGGAGGTCGCGCGCGGTGAGACGGTTGGTGCCGCAGCCGCCGCCGCCAACCTCCAGGCCCGCGCCAACGACGGCTCCGGCGACACCGGGGGGTACCAGTTGGACGGCGTCGACGGTTCCTGGCGGCCGACCGACGAGAAGCCGGCCGTCACCCCGAAGTGGGGTCTGCTCCCTCCGTTCGCGCTGACCTCGGGCAGCCAGTTCCGGCCCGACCTGCCGGCCGACGCTGATGACTACGAGGACCTGCTCGGCAAGGACGAGTACCGCGAACAGGTCGAGGAGGTCCGGAACCTGGGCGGCCGGTCGTCGTCGCTGCGCACCCCCGAGCAGACGCAGATCGCCTTCTTCTGGGCCAACGACCTGCCGGTGACCTACCGGCCACCGGGTCAGCTCTTCGCGCACACCCAGATCGTGGCGAAGCAGCAGAACCTCGGCATCCTCGCCAACGCCCGGCTCTTCGGGCTGGTCGCCCTGGCGCTCGCCGACGCCGCCATCGCCGCCTGGGACGCCAAGTACCTGACCGGAATCGACCTGTGGCGGCCGGAGAGCGCCATCGGCAACGGCTGGAAGCCGCTGTCGCAGGACACGAACGGCGTGTCGTTCTCGCCCGCGTTCCCGGCCTACGTCTCCGGGCACGCCACCTTCGCGGGCGCCTGGTCCGCCGTGATGAAGAGGTTCTTCGGCACCGACGCGATCGCCTTCGACGCGACCACCGACGATCCGCACGCGCAGGGCGTGGTCCGGCGCATGACCGGCTTCGACCACGCCGCCGAGGAGAACGCGCTGAGCCGGATCTACCTCGGCGTGCACTACCGGTTCGACGCGGACGCCGGACTCGCCACCGGGCGTTCCGTGGGCGCGTACGTCTACGCCAACCGCCTGCGGCCGTGAGCCGTCAGTCGGTGTAGGCCCGAGGGCTGCTCCCCGTCCGGTCCACAAGGTCGGGCGGGGAGCAGCACGTCTGGGTCACGGCAACGGCGTGCAGTCCCAGCGCGCGAAGCTGCCGGTACGCAACCACACGTCGCGGGCGGCCCGGACGTTCCACACCGGTTCCAGCGCGGTCCGGCGGTCGACGCCGAGGCGGGACAGCTCCATGTCGCTGAACTGGAAGACCCCCCACCGCCGTGACCCGTCCGCGGCGATCTCCACCCGGTACGGGTCGAGCCCGGACAGGCACCGCGCCACGTCCACCGCTGCGGCCGGATCCTCCGGGAACGCCTTCCGCACGTACGTGCCCACCCGCTCCTGCGGCCACCTGGCGGCCACCCGGTCACCCGACAGCTCGTCGAGCACCTGCCCGTCGGCGATGCCGCTGACCGGCAGACCACCCAGGGCCTGGAAGGCGATCAGCCGGCTGGTGGTGTCCGGGCCGAACCAACCGTCCACCGGCAGGAACAACCCGCCCGCCACCAGCCGCTCCTGGAGGCCCTGCACACACGGGCCGTACATGCCCTGGCGCAGGACGGCCGGGCAGCCGTCGGTCGGCGCGACGTCCGCAGTGGGGGTGTCGCGCGATAGCAGCGTCCCGGCCGCGCCGGCGGTCAGCACGGCGAGCAGCGCGAGCGCCGCCAGCCGAAGACGTCGACGCGCCGGCCGGGGCACCTCAGGTGGCACCGACGTCGGTGGGTCCGGCTCGGCCGACGGAGCCGGGGAGTGCGACGGAACCGGGTCGACCGGCGGGGCCGCATCGGTGGGCCGGGCCATCGTGGTCTGCGCTTCCTGACCCGCCACGTGGTCCCGCTCGCCGAGGTGGGCCTCGATGTCGCGGCGCACCGCCAACCACCGCTCGACCTCGCCCTCCGGCGTACCGCAGGCCGCCAGCAACGCCACGACGACACGTTCCCGGGGCAGGGTGCTCCGCCCCAGCATCGTGGCCAGGGTGCTCGCCGGGAGCCAGTGTCCGGTAGCCGAGGCACGTCGGGTGATCTCCCGGTAGGTCAGGCCGGAACGTCGACGCACCTCGCGGAGCAACGCGACGTACTCCCCCGCCGTGCTCGCCGACGGCACCGGATCCAGGGCGGCGTCATCCATCGATTCTCCCCGTGTCGTTGATGTCGTCGGGCCCGGACCGGTGCCGGTCCGAGCCCGTGAGCCGTCCACCCGTCACCGGCGCGGCCATCGAGGAAGACGCTAGACAAGGCGGTGGGCCGGAACAACCGCCCGGCCGTCGCGATGCGGTGTCCGCGCAGCTCAGGACCACCTGTCCGGGTTTTGTCCGACCATCTCGGACAGTCCGTGGACCGCAGCTTGCCCCGGTGCCTGCACGGTATGCAGAATCGGGCGATGTCCACGGGGGAGCTACGACCGGACGAGGCGGCCGATCCGGCCGAGTTCGTCGACCTGCTACGCCAACTCAAGGACCGGTCGCGGCTCACGTACCGCCAGTTGGAGCAACGCGCCACGGCGGCCGGTGACGTGCTGGCCCGCAGCACCGCCGCCGACGTCGTCCGCCGGAGCACCCTGCCCCGACCGGAGGTGGTGGCCGCCTTCGTCCGGGCCTGCGGGGCCGGGGACCAGGTCGAGGCGTGGCTGCGGGCGCGGCACCGTCTCGCGGTGGGTGCCTACGCCCCGACCTCGCCCGCGCCCGACCGGCCTTCGGTCGAACCCGACCAGCCGTCCGTCGAAGCCGATCACGCTTCCGAGCGCGGCACGGTGCCCGGCCACCCGGCGGCGGACAACGCCGCCCCGGAGGCGGCGGACGCCACCCGTTCGCGGTGGTTCGCGCGGCCCCTGCCACTGGCACTGCCCCTCGTGGGCACCCTGCTGGCCGCGCTGGGCGTCGGTGTCTGGATGCAGCGACCCGATGACGGACAGCGGACGGCACCGCAGGGCGCGCCGACCGGCTCGGCGAGCGCCGGTTCACCGGACGCGTCGGACGCCGGTGCCGGGCCGACGATCGCGCCGAACGCACGACTGAGCCAGATCCGGCCCGCCCGCAACCCGAAACTCTGTGTCACCGAGGGGCGGGACCGCACCGGCCGGTACCGGAGCGAGGTGGCGGTGCAGCGTCCCTGCACCGAGGCCACCCCACCGGACACCTACTTGGAGCCGGTGGCTGACGGGCTGTACTTCATCAAGTGGAACCACCCGGCGCACGGGCCCGGCTGCCTCACCGTCCGGGACGAGGATCCGGGCCGCCACCTGCTGGAACCCTGGCAGGACTGCAGCGCGACCAACTCGTCGCAACTGTTCCGGTTCGAGTCGACCGGCTCGACGCCGACCTCGTACCGGATCCGACCGGCCCGCGGCGACCTGTGCGTCGGTCTGCGCGACGACGACACCGAGGTGTCGGCCGAGGCGTTCGTCGAGCCGTGCACTAACGGCGCGGACCAGTTGTTCCTGGTCGACACACTGCCTGGCCGCTGACCGGCGGAGTTCAACGGGCCGGCGGCACCCGGTCCCAGCCGGGCGGCAGCGGCGGCGCGGACCAGGCCGGGTCGGGCTGCCACCGCGCCCACGCCGGGTCCCACCAGCGCGCACCGGCGTCGAGCAGCGCGGCGATCCGGTCGCCCTCGGCCTGGATCGCGTCGCTCATGCCGGGGTAGCGCCCCTCGACGAGGCGCTGGGCGAACAACTCCACGTCCTTCCAGACGTACCGGTCGGCGTCCGCACCCCACCACAGGTCCAGCTCGTGGTCCAGGGTGTCCACCCCGATCGGGGTACGGCGCACCGGGTCCTGGAGGTTGAAGTACCAGCCGGCGAAGTCGCGCCCGGGCCCCGTCCAGAACACGTCGATCGAGTGCGCCTCACCGGGGCGTTGCAGCATCACCTTGCCGTGGCCCGACCAGGAGCGGTGCCCGGCGGTCTCCCACGGGTGCCTCCCGCACGGGAAGACACCGTCCTTCGGGAAGCCGAACTCAGCCCCCGGCGGGAGGTAGAGCGCGAGCAGGTCGGGTGAGTCCTCGACGCAGATCGTCGGGCAGGCGAACCACACCTCGCCGCGCAGCACCTCGCGCCGCACCACGGTGTCACCGGGCGAGAACCGGTCCGCCACCACTTCCACCTCCGCGCTCTCCCCACCGAGGGCTCGGTGACGTCAGGACCGACACGATGTCACGGCGTCCACCCTGCCCTACTTCTCGGTGAGCAGCGTGCGGGTGCCGATCCCCTTCGCCAGGCTGACGAAGCTCTGCCACGATGCCTGCCCGAAAGTCAACGCACCGCCGTCCGGGTCCTTGCTGTCCCGAACGGCGACTATGCCAGGGAGGTTGTCGGCGACCTCCACACAGTTGCCCTGTGCCCCGCTCCGGGTGCTCTTGCGCCAACGAGCGCTGGTCAGATCAAACATGGTGCCTCTCCTTGATCCCCTGCATCAGCTTCCGGGATTCCTCAACGCTCAACGCTTGGGCGGTGAGGGCGTTCCAAACTTCCGCGTACGTTCTGACCTCTTCGAGCCGGTCAAGGTAGAGCGCACCCGAAAGACCTTCGTTGTAGACCGTCGTCGGCTCGGCCGACCTCGCCCCGGTCGTCGGGGCGAATACGGCTACCGCCCGCCCTCACCCTCAGCTGAACCGCACTCTCTGTGGAACGCACCCACGACCGCCCTACGGCAGCGGCCCTTACTCACACGGCCGGGGAACACCGGACGAGGCAGATGCGGCGGAACACGCGGTGAGCGATGACCTTTCCGCTGCCCTACCCGCACGTTGGCCCCTGGTCGCTGTTGGTGACGTCTTGAGCATCAGCCCGGCCGACTACTGCTTCGGGAGTGATCGGCTCCACTTGCGGGTCACTCACGTCCCGAGAAACGCCGACCTGCTGGCCCTTGAGTGGGTGCAACTCCACGGCGTGGAGCTGTGGCCCGACGGTAGGGCGTTCCAAGAACGCGCGGTATCGATCCGGGTGCAGGCTCTCCGGGACAACCCGCCAGCACGGCTTGAGCCGGATGCCGTGGACCTCGGGACGGTTGCCGGTGGCTGACTTCAAAGCTGGCGATGTTCTCCACGTCACCCGAGCCGCGTCGATCCAGTTCATCCGACCCATCACCTTCCGCGTCATCAGGATGCTCGACTGGCCCACCTACGACGACTGGGCCTGGCTGGACGGCTACGAGGTGAACCGCAAGGGCGACGCTGTCGCCCGCCGAACCGTTCTCGTGCAGCCGGCCGGGCTACGAAGACTGTCAGCCGGCCAGGCGAGGCGGGCGAGGGCGGCGCCCTCGCCCACACCTAGACTGATTCGCGCCCGCTGAGCTGCCCTGACGTGCGGAAAATGGAGTCGATACGTTCAGGTGACCGAAGCCTTAGATGCGATCGCGGCGCTTATCAGTGCCAGCGAGCACCCCGACATCACGGCGGTGACGCGCTACGGCGCGGACACCAGTCCGGGTGGGCAGTGACCCGCGGCGTCAAAGTCATGTATCGGTCTGGCTCGTTCGCCTTGTTGTGGGCTGCCGAGGAGCCACGCCCCGTTCCGGCTCCGGAGCCACCCCCGGCGGGGATGCCCCCGCCTACGCAGCGGGCGACCCGAACGCTCGCGTTCGCCACACAGCTACTCGACTACGCGCGCCCATCCGTCTTCACGACGTGGGAGACGTGCGGGTACCCAGGAGTGCACCTGTCGCCGTCCACGCTGCGGATCAACTGCGCGGACGGCACGAAGATCTGCCCCCGTGTGACAGTGGCATCCGGCCCCGGCCGTGAACCGGAGGCGGATCCTCACCCGGATTACCGAATCCCCGAAGGAGTCCGCGAATGGCCCTCA
This window harbors:
- a CDS encoding helix-turn-helix domain-containing protein codes for the protein MSTGELRPDEAADPAEFVDLLRQLKDRSRLTYRQLEQRATAAGDVLARSTAADVVRRSTLPRPEVVAAFVRACGAGDQVEAWLRARHRLAVGAYAPTSPAPDRPSVEPDQPSVEADHASERGTVPGHPAADNAAPEAADATRSRWFARPLPLALPLVGTLLAALGVGVWMQRPDDGQRTAPQGAPTGSASAGSPDASDAGAGPTIAPNARLSQIRPARNPKLCVTEGRDRTGRYRSEVAVQRPCTEATPPDTYLEPVADGLYFIKWNHPAHGPGCLTVRDEDPGRHLLEPWQDCSATNSSQLFRFESTGSTPTSYRIRPARGDLCVGLRDDDTEVSAEAFVEPCTNGADQLFLVDTLPGR
- a CDS encoding DUF402 domain-containing protein is translated as MADRFSPGDTVVRREVLRGEVWFACPTICVEDSPDLLALYLPPGAEFGFPKDGVFPCGRHPWETAGHRSWSGHGKVMLQRPGEAHSIDVFWTGPGRDFAGWYFNLQDPVRRTPIGVDTLDHELDLWWGADADRYVWKDVELFAQRLVEGRYPGMSDAIQAEGDRIAALLDAGARWWDPAWARWQPDPAWSAPPLPPGWDRVPPAR
- a CDS encoding carbohydrate binding domain-containing protein, which codes for MSPPINPRHLRRLLSAVLAVVLAGTLAALVRPTPAAAAPGDLILNGTFDNGSTQPWWTRLASTSTTVNAGQLRVRTSATVGKPVWEDLVGHFEFGVTAAQRYRLQFDATADVSRPLRVSVSRADTPFTSAVDQSVALTPTMRRFTFDFASPFGDPKAVLLFHFGGQATSTVRLDNISLTPLAVDPATDPILYWNGVLLDAFKGMELPPTTLSRHAAILHAATHDAAVSVTGVGNPYRVRVPVSYPGTMDDVVAPSLHAAIDKAAYDVLAALFPARRPVFDNAYGTATSRRPSGVNSAEVARGETVGAAAAAANLQARANDGSGDTGGYQLDGVDGSWRPTDEKPAVTPKWGLLPPFALTSGSQFRPDLPADADDYEDLLGKDEYREQVEEVRNLGGRSSSLRTPEQTQIAFFWANDLPVTYRPPGQLFAHTQIVAKQQNLGILANARLFGLVALALADAAIAAWDAKYLTGIDLWRPESAIGNGWKPLSQDTNGVSFSPAFPAYVSGHATFAGAWSAVMKRFFGTDAIAFDATTDDPHAQGVVRRMTGFDHAAEENALSRIYLGVHYRFDADAGLATGRSVGAYVYANRLRP
- a CDS encoding DUF397 domain-containing protein produces the protein MFDLTSARWRKSTRSGAQGNCVEVADNLPGIVAVRDSKDPDGGALTFGQASWQSFVSLAKGIGTRTLLTEK
- a CDS encoding peptidoglycan-binding protein gives rise to the protein MDDAALDPVPSASTAGEYVALLREVRRRSGLTYREITRRASATGHWLPASTLATMLGRSTLPRERVVVALLAACGTPEGEVERWLAVRRDIEAHLGERDHVAGQEAQTTMARPTDAAPPVDPVPSHSPAPSAEPDPPTSVPPEVPRPARRRLRLAALALLAVLTAGAAGTLLSRDTPTADVAPTDGCPAVLRQGMYGPCVQGLQERLVAGGLFLPVDGWFGPDTTSRLIAFQALGGLPVSGIADGQVLDELSGDRVAARWPQERVGTYVRKAFPEDPAAAVDVARCLSGLDPYRVEIAADGSRRWGVFQFSDMELSRLGVDRRTALEPVWNVRAARDVWLRTGSFARWDCTPLP